A section of the Mycobacterium sp. 3519A genome encodes:
- a CDS encoding BTAD domain-containing putative transcriptional regulator, with translation MAVPIGAVDTGDERGRSAPSAPLRLQILGPLRIWRDGVELDPGPPQQAHLLALLIARAGRPTSVTELVELLWGQEAPVSALNVIHKYVGTLRRLLDPTIAPRDAGAHLLRRGTGYLFTAGPDTLDLVGFRASVAAAEAALAERQEHRALDYYVDALALWAAPAGDGLTPGPAAMAIFAGLNGEFFDACAAATDLAVSLGQPERVLGPLHLAATMAPLHEPVQAGLITAMGAAGRQAEALAVFRRVRARLAEEIGIDPGQALEAAHRRVLSQTVASADGGLVGRVDELAVLRQAVESAFAGHVGLAIVEGEPGVGKTHLLRQITSEAERRGAQIVWGSCLDGEGTPSMWPWVQAVSSVVATLPDDARRRWLDSDLGRLVEPREGILAAPVLPDSGTQFRLFERVVDVVGQASALKPLVVVLDDLHWADVASLHLFSHLATRLPSRTLFIGALRDRAPAPGTELARTLAAVSRVPGHRRIRVGPLNLAEVTELVRRETGQDPESSVARSIHARTAGNPFFVRELSRFLADGGALAADTAVQAGVPATVRDVVQDRLTRLDEGVEDLLQTAALIGRDVSIELLAASSGVDVQTCLHRLEPLEALGFLEATPGNPYSYRFTHDLVRQSVAESTPPRRATRLHVRIADSLERTGADDESVAERLAYHLWSAGPLAEPARTASALVRAGSCAATKSALEAAERLLRSAVQVARNAGLTELELSALSQLVAVVGMRQMYGTAALDLLERAEHLARTLGREVEAAAFLFSRWTAHVQAIELDRSGPLARRLLEGGYASSDPTMRLYGLQAWGIQQSHAGNVGEGFRYVSQFEQPLLAGLARRDEDPVRADLQLLMTGMLAEITALHGDVEAARVLLDKLEAVAGDNPYRITVWATMVARTASVIGDSQWALRGAERGIAVDEGFSFVFLGTYQRLARCWALALAGENPAAAIAEAQRVIAANLLDPPRSCVATWYALLGEMHLATGATDEAAAALDRADFYLNAYGQRYPEGLILLLRARLLHARGAPVSAVRAAAEKVRALSADRGAHLFAHRADELLAGLR, from the coding sequence GTGGCTGTGCCCATCGGTGCTGTCGATACCGGTGACGAGCGCGGCCGATCGGCCCCCAGTGCACCCCTGCGCCTTCAGATTCTCGGCCCATTGCGCATCTGGCGCGACGGCGTGGAACTGGACCCAGGACCTCCGCAGCAGGCGCATCTGCTCGCGCTGCTCATTGCGCGTGCGGGGCGGCCGACCAGCGTGACAGAGCTGGTCGAATTGCTGTGGGGCCAGGAAGCGCCGGTGAGCGCCCTCAACGTCATCCACAAGTACGTCGGTACCCTGCGGCGGTTGTTGGACCCCACGATCGCGCCCCGGGATGCCGGTGCACACCTGCTGAGACGCGGAACCGGTTACCTGTTCACAGCAGGCCCCGACACGCTGGACCTGGTCGGCTTCCGCGCATCAGTCGCGGCCGCGGAAGCGGCGCTCGCAGAGCGGCAAGAACATCGTGCGCTCGATTATTACGTTGACGCCCTTGCACTTTGGGCAGCGCCCGCTGGCGACGGGCTGACGCCCGGACCCGCAGCGATGGCGATCTTCGCGGGGCTCAACGGTGAGTTCTTCGACGCGTGCGCAGCGGCGACGGATCTTGCCGTGTCGCTGGGCCAGCCCGAACGCGTGCTGGGACCGCTTCACCTCGCCGCGACGATGGCGCCGTTGCATGAGCCGGTGCAGGCCGGACTGATCACGGCGATGGGCGCCGCGGGCCGACAGGCAGAAGCCCTGGCAGTGTTTCGTCGGGTCCGTGCCCGACTGGCCGAAGAGATCGGGATTGATCCGGGTCAGGCGCTGGAGGCCGCGCACCGCCGGGTGCTGAGCCAGACGGTGGCCTCGGCCGATGGCGGCCTGGTCGGTCGGGTCGACGAGCTGGCGGTGCTGCGACAGGCGGTCGAGTCAGCGTTCGCCGGACATGTGGGGCTTGCCATCGTCGAGGGTGAACCCGGCGTTGGCAAGACGCACCTGCTGCGGCAGATCACTTCGGAAGCGGAGCGGCGCGGCGCCCAGATCGTCTGGGGCAGTTGCCTCGACGGTGAGGGAACGCCGTCGATGTGGCCGTGGGTGCAGGCCGTCAGCTCCGTTGTGGCCACCCTGCCCGACGACGCGAGAAGGCGGTGGCTCGACAGCGACCTCGGCCGCCTCGTCGAGCCACGGGAGGGCATCTTGGCGGCACCTGTCCTTCCCGACAGCGGAACTCAGTTCCGGCTCTTCGAGCGGGTCGTGGATGTCGTCGGTCAGGCCTCGGCGCTCAAGCCGCTGGTGGTCGTTCTCGACGACCTGCACTGGGCGGACGTCGCGTCGCTGCATTTGTTCAGCCATCTCGCGACTCGGCTGCCGAGCCGCACCCTCTTCATCGGTGCGCTCCGCGACCGCGCGCCGGCACCCGGCACCGAGTTGGCGCGAACCCTGGCCGCCGTGAGCCGGGTACCAGGCCACCGACGCATCCGTGTCGGCCCCCTCAACCTGGCCGAGGTGACGGAACTCGTTCGCCGAGAAACCGGCCAGGATCCCGAATCCTCCGTCGCGCGCAGCATTCACGCCCGCACCGCGGGTAATCCGTTTTTCGTCCGGGAGCTGTCCCGGTTCCTCGCCGACGGGGGCGCGCTCGCCGCAGACACCGCAGTGCAAGCCGGTGTGCCTGCCACTGTCCGGGACGTCGTCCAAGACAGGCTGACCCGCCTCGACGAGGGCGTCGAAGACCTACTGCAGACCGCCGCGCTCATCGGCAGAGACGTCAGCATCGAACTGCTCGCCGCGTCCTCCGGTGTCGACGTTCAAACCTGCCTGCACCGACTCGAGCCGCTGGAGGCGCTCGGCTTTCTCGAAGCGACGCCCGGGAATCCCTACTCCTACCGTTTCACGCACGACCTGGTCCGCCAGTCGGTTGCCGAGAGCACGCCGCCGCGACGCGCCACCCGACTACATGTGCGCATCGCGGACTCGCTCGAGCGCACCGGCGCAGACGACGAATCGGTCGCGGAACGACTCGCCTACCACTTGTGGTCGGCGGGCCCGCTGGCCGAGCCGGCCCGAACCGCAAGTGCGCTGGTGCGCGCGGGCAGTTGCGCCGCAACGAAATCCGCGTTGGAAGCGGCCGAGCGGCTACTGCGGTCCGCCGTCCAAGTTGCGCGCAATGCCGGTCTGACGGAGCTGGAACTGTCCGCACTCTCCCAGCTGGTTGCGGTCGTCGGGATGCGTCAGATGTACGGCACGGCGGCACTCGACCTGTTGGAGCGCGCCGAGCATCTGGCGCGCACCCTCGGCCGAGAGGTGGAGGCCGCCGCCTTCCTCTTCTCACGATGGACCGCTCACGTGCAGGCGATCGAACTCGACCGCAGCGGCCCGCTGGCCCGCCGATTGCTCGAAGGCGGCTATGCGTCATCTGATCCGACCATGCGGCTCTATGGCTTGCAGGCCTGGGGCATTCAACAGTCACATGCCGGCAATGTCGGCGAAGGGTTCAGGTACGTCAGCCAGTTCGAGCAGCCGCTGCTCGCGGGGCTCGCGCGCCGTGACGAGGATCCGGTCCGCGCCGACCTGCAATTGCTCATGACGGGCATGCTCGCCGAGATCACGGCATTACACGGCGACGTCGAGGCCGCACGGGTGCTTCTCGACAAGCTCGAGGCCGTCGCGGGCGACAACCCCTACCGAATCACGGTGTGGGCCACCATGGTTGCGCGAACCGCCTCGGTGATCGGCGACTCGCAATGGGCGCTGCGCGGGGCCGAGCGCGGAATCGCGGTGGATGAAGGCTTCTCCTTCGTGTTCCTCGGCACCTACCAACGACTGGCCCGATGCTGGGCGCTGGCACTGGCAGGCGAGAACCCAGCCGCCGCCATCGCAGAGGCCCAGCGTGTCATCGCGGCGAACCTTCTCGACCCGCCACGTTCGTGTGTCGCCACCTGGTATGCGCTGCTCGGTGAGATGCACCTCGCGACGGGCGCGACGGACGAAGCCGCCGCAGCCCTGGACAGGGCCGACTTCTATCTCAACGCCTACGGACAGCGGTACCCGGAGGGACTCATCCTGCTATTGCGGGCGCGACTGCTGCACGCGCGCGGCGCACCCGTGTCCGCGGTCCGGGCAGCGGCCGAGAAGGTCCGCGCTTTGTCGGCCGACCGGGGAGCGCATTTGTTCGCCCACCGCGCCGATGAGCTTCTCGCCGGACTGCGGTAG
- a CDS encoding MBL fold metallo-hydrolase, producing the protein MKVHHLNCGTMTKPHPMVCHVLLVETDSGLVLVDSGYGSHDCDDPKRVGPARRMVRPVLRHDETVAHQIEGLGFTRNDVRHIVITHLDMDHAGGLADFPEAQVHLTAAEALGAMWAPSRREKVRYRSVQWAHNPKIVEHDPRGEKWRGFAAAKELMEIAPGIALVALPGHTRGHACVAVDAGHRWVLHAGDAFYHHGTLDGTTVPRALTAMETMFAFDRKAVLDNHARLAELYARQEPDLLIVCAHDPTLLERARATA; encoded by the coding sequence GTGAAGGTCCATCACCTCAACTGCGGCACGATGACGAAGCCACATCCGATGGTCTGCCATGTGTTGCTCGTCGAAACAGACAGCGGACTCGTGCTCGTCGACAGCGGCTACGGGAGTCACGATTGTGACGATCCCAAGCGGGTGGGGCCTGCCCGCCGGATGGTCAGACCGGTTCTGCGGCACGACGAGACCGTCGCGCATCAGATCGAGGGTCTCGGATTTACGCGAAATGACGTGCGGCACATCGTCATCACCCACTTGGACATGGACCACGCGGGTGGGCTGGCCGATTTTCCCGAGGCGCAGGTCCATCTCACCGCGGCCGAGGCTCTCGGCGCGATGTGGGCGCCGTCGCGACGGGAGAAGGTCCGCTACCGCTCGGTGCAGTGGGCACACAATCCGAAGATCGTCGAACACGATCCGCGGGGCGAGAAGTGGCGTGGCTTCGCCGCCGCGAAGGAATTGATGGAGATCGCGCCGGGCATCGCATTGGTCGCCCTACCCGGGCACACCCGCGGCCACGCCTGTGTGGCCGTCGACGCAGGCCATCGTTGGGTGCTGCACGCCGGTGATGCGTTCTATCACCACGGCACACTGGACGGAACGACCGTGCCGCGGGCGCTGACCGCCATGGAGACGATGTTCGCGTTCGACCGAAAAGCGGTGCTGGACAACCATGCTCGCCTCGCCGAATTGTATGCGCGCCAGGAGCCGGACTTGTTGATCGTCTGCGCGCACGACCCGACCTTGCTCGAGCGTGCACGCGCCACTGCCTAG
- a CDS encoding TetR/AcrR family transcriptional regulator, producing MTESALPRTQEQRRIDAERRLVRAAAELVGEVGPTRVTLANVGQRAGYSRGLATHHFGSKGALMQRLVEVVTSQFRDAISQQSQSDSPLDQLRQLVDFYFQVVSDLQPVNRARLVLWADAVAGPSEDVRDQMVSADREFREEIEKRIQLAVSAGDVPDDIDPVGLATVIVAMLRGVALQHLLDEQVDLVAARGEVEQLLASRLGRRP from the coding sequence GTGACTGAATCGGCGCTGCCGCGCACCCAGGAGCAGCGCCGGATCGACGCCGAGCGCCGGTTGGTGCGTGCCGCTGCGGAACTGGTCGGCGAGGTCGGGCCCACCCGAGTAACGCTGGCCAATGTCGGGCAGCGCGCCGGCTACAGCCGCGGGCTGGCCACGCACCATTTCGGCTCGAAAGGTGCGTTGATGCAGCGGCTGGTCGAGGTGGTGACCAGTCAGTTCCGCGACGCGATCAGTCAACAGAGTCAATCGGATTCGCCGCTAGATCAGCTGCGCCAGCTGGTCGACTTCTACTTTCAAGTGGTGTCGGACCTACAGCCGGTGAACCGGGCCAGGCTGGTGTTGTGGGCCGATGCGGTGGCGGGGCCGTCGGAGGACGTCAGAGACCAGATGGTCTCCGCCGACCGCGAGTTCCGCGAGGAGATCGAGAAGCGGATCCAGTTGGCGGTGAGCGCCGGTGACGTGCCCGACGACATCGACCCTGTCGGTTTGGCGACGGTGATCGTCGCGATGCTGCGAGGAGTCGCGTTACAACATCTGCTGGACGAGCAGGTGGATCTGGTCGCCGCGCGCGGCGAGGTGGAGCAGTTGCTCGCCTCCCGACTGGGGAGGCGGCCGTGA
- a CDS encoding ester cyclase, whose translation MITDDLRQRRLAIVREHMDTEVTKEFDATLATFKTNGEGHPRYEIMATGQIYDGDDEVMGYYLSTRTAFPDQRHENARFHVSDDAVIVEFELLGTNLGEFYGMPPTGKSFRVPLIAVFFFEGDRIINERIYFDTASLVTQIGRGELLALAGTLGD comes from the coding sequence ATGATCACTGACGATCTCCGCCAACGCCGCCTCGCGATCGTCCGCGAGCACATGGACACCGAGGTGACCAAGGAGTTCGACGCCACCCTGGCGACGTTCAAGACCAACGGGGAAGGCCATCCCCGCTACGAGATCATGGCCACCGGTCAGATCTACGACGGCGACGACGAGGTGATGGGCTATTACCTGAGCACCCGCACCGCGTTCCCGGACCAGCGTCACGAGAACGCCCGCTTCCATGTCTCCGACGATGCGGTGATCGTCGAATTCGAGCTGCTGGGAACAAATCTCGGCGAGTTCTACGGTATGCCGCCGACCGGTAAGTCGTTCCGGGTGCCTCTGATTGCGGTGTTCTTCTTCGAGGGCGACCGAATCATCAACGAGCGCATCTACTTTGACACCGCGAGCCTGGTCACGCAGATTGGCCGCGGCGAACTGCTCGCGCTGGCCGGGACGCTTGGTGACTGA
- a CDS encoding SRPBCC family protein: MQVTSQTTVAVPIDAVWDALSDHVGIGRWAPGLSVTMDKVGTGEPNGLGAVRRIAVAGPAPDLVEEVVAFEPPHLLGYKALSGVPFPGYGGEVRLSEAGTGTQITYTLTSSARLPLIKAPLAAVCQLLTRMLAHAATRQN; the protein is encoded by the coding sequence ATGCAGGTCACGTCACAAACCACGGTTGCCGTACCGATCGACGCCGTGTGGGATGCGCTGAGCGATCACGTCGGGATCGGCCGATGGGCGCCCGGGCTGTCGGTGACGATGGACAAAGTCGGCACAGGCGAGCCGAACGGCCTTGGCGCCGTTCGGCGCATCGCGGTCGCGGGACCTGCACCGGACCTCGTCGAAGAAGTCGTGGCGTTCGAACCGCCGCACCTGCTCGGGTACAAAGCGCTGTCCGGCGTGCCTTTCCCCGGCTACGGGGGCGAGGTGCGACTGAGCGAGGCCGGGACGGGCACGCAAATCACCTACACGCTCACGTCCAGCGCCCGGTTGCCGCTAATCAAGGCGCCACTGGCGGCGGTCTGCCAGTTGTTGACACGGATGCTCGCGCACGCCGCCACGCGGCAAAACTAA
- a CDS encoding MBL fold metallo-hydrolase, with the protein MRVHHLNCGTIYPLGCGQMVCHVLLVETDNGLALVDTGFGTHDCADPWRRVGASRTFVRPVLDPAESAVKQVERLGFRADDVRHIVITHFDCDHIGGIADFPDAQVHITGAEAFGALRTPTRGEKMRFRTIQWAHGPKIVEHTPDGEKWRGFAAAKELDEVSPGIALISLPGHTRGHACVAVDAGHRWVLHCGDAYFHHGTLDGTARMPRSLAAFERATAFDWKMVHDNHARLVELYRSGDPDMLIVCSHDRKLYEHAKNTA; encoded by the coding sequence GTGAGAGTTCACCACCTCAACTGCGGAACCATTTATCCGCTCGGGTGCGGGCAGATGGTGTGTCATGTCCTGCTCGTCGAGACCGACAACGGCCTGGCGTTGGTCGACACCGGCTTCGGAACGCACGACTGCGCCGACCCGTGGCGCCGGGTGGGAGCCTCCCGCACCTTCGTCCGGCCGGTGCTCGACCCTGCCGAGTCCGCTGTCAAACAGGTTGAGCGGCTTGGCTTTCGAGCTGACGACGTCCGCCATATCGTGATCACGCACTTCGATTGCGACCACATCGGCGGCATCGCGGATTTCCCCGACGCCCAGGTGCACATCACCGGCGCGGAGGCATTCGGCGCGCTGCGGACGCCGACCCGCGGAGAGAAGATGCGGTTCCGCACCATCCAATGGGCGCACGGACCCAAGATCGTCGAGCACACGCCCGACGGTGAGAAATGGCGCGGATTCGCGGCGGCCAAGGAACTCGACGAGGTGTCGCCGGGCATCGCGCTGATTTCGTTACCGGGGCACACCCGAGGCCATGCCTGCGTTGCGGTCGACGCCGGACACCGGTGGGTGCTGCACTGCGGCGACGCGTACTTTCATCACGGCACGCTGGATGGAACGGCGCGCATGCCGCGGTCGCTCGCCGCATTCGAACGAGCGACGGCGTTCGATTGGAAGATGGTGCACGACAACCACGCTCGCCTCGTCGAGTTGTACCGCAGCGGTGATCCCGACATGCTCATCGTGTGCTCGCACGACCGCAAGCTCTACGAACACGCCAAGAACACCGCCTAG
- a CDS encoding DUF2834 domain-containing protein yields the protein MVSLVVHAILGIVTVWFTIASNPKIFNRPPGGARFSTLEIVFWAIGLASLPLCWYFNVQYVYGYSANPFWGDGANWTQFISLGYVNPAAASASADYTIVNVLLLPLFTIIDGRRRGIRRPWLFFVSSLFTSCAFAYAFYFATVERQHRHKISDLEVPSRV from the coding sequence ATGGTCTCCCTCGTCGTGCACGCAATTCTCGGAATCGTGACCGTGTGGTTCACCATCGCGTCGAACCCGAAGATCTTCAACCGGCCTCCCGGCGGTGCCCGCTTCTCCACTCTCGAGATCGTGTTCTGGGCGATCGGCCTGGCGTCACTGCCGCTGTGCTGGTACTTCAACGTCCAATACGTGTACGGGTACTCGGCCAACCCGTTCTGGGGCGACGGCGCGAACTGGACGCAGTTCATCTCGCTGGGTTACGTCAACCCAGCGGCAGCCTCGGCCAGCGCCGATTACACGATCGTCAATGTCCTTCTGCTGCCGTTGTTCACGATCATCGACGGGCGCCGGCGCGGCATCCGGCGGCCGTGGCTGTTCTTCGTATCGAGCCTGTTCACCAGCTGCGCGTTCGCCTACGCGTTCTACTTCGCGACCGTCGAGCGGCAGCATCGGCACAAGATTAGCGACCTCGAGGTGCCATCTCGCGTGTGA
- a CDS encoding TetR/AcrR family transcriptional regulator yields MVRPAQTARSERTREALRRAAVVRFTAQGIEDTSAEQIAADAGVSLRTFYRHFASKHDLLFADYDAGVHWFRKALAERSADEPIIESVQAAIMARPYDDWAVTEIAGLRAQELEPGRIVRHIRQLEVDFAEAIEERLTGDNPPKAGTDERMRITVTARCIAAAVFGAMEVWMLGEDRSLPELDRLCRAALKSLRTGLGELD; encoded by the coding sequence ATGGTCCGGCCTGCCCAAACGGCACGCAGCGAGCGCACCCGCGAGGCGTTGCGCCGCGCCGCCGTGGTGCGGTTCACCGCGCAGGGCATCGAGGACACGTCGGCCGAGCAGATCGCCGCCGACGCCGGCGTGTCGCTGCGGACCTTCTACCGCCACTTCGCCTCGAAGCACGATCTGCTGTTCGCCGATTACGACGCCGGCGTGCACTGGTTCCGAAAAGCGCTGGCGGAGCGCTCGGCCGACGAACCGATCATCGAATCGGTGCAGGCGGCCATCATGGCGAGGCCCTACGACGACTGGGCGGTGACCGAGATTGCCGGGCTTCGCGCGCAGGAACTCGAACCCGGCCGGATCGTCCGGCACATCCGCCAACTCGAGGTCGACTTCGCCGAGGCGATCGAGGAGCGACTCACCGGCGACAATCCGCCCAAAGCGGGTACCGACGAGCGGATGCGCATCACGGTCACCGCGCGCTGCATCGCCGCCGCGGTGTTCGGGGCGATGGAGGTCTGGATGCTGGGCGAGGATCGGTCGCTGCCCGAACTGGACCGGTTGTGCCGCGCCGCGCTGAAGTCGCTGCGGACGGGGTTGGGGGAGCTGGACTGA
- a CDS encoding NAD(P)/FAD-dependent oxidoreductase produces MTDFDAIVVGAGHNGLTAAVLLQKAGLRTLCLDSKLYAGGMASTVELFDGYKFEIAGSVQIPTSAVVSRELGLDELPTVDLDVMSVSLRGVGDEPLVYYTDPMKLLTHINEVHGAEAVNGMAGLMAWCQAPTRALGRFDAGQPPKTLDEMYACATTEFERSSITDLLFGSVTDVIDRYLPDKEKNGALRGMLALLACNTTYRGPATPGTAAALAYGFAVPDENALLVKKLRGGIGALTKHLLDVFTADGGELRLRSKVEEILVADERVTGVRLEDGTTLTAPVVVSGIAPDLTVGLVDGAAMPADIRERFSRIDHRGSYLQMHFALDGIPEFAAPYELLNDPAMQSNIGIFSTPEELQQQWEDCRRGIVPADPSIALQIPSVNDPGLAPPGKHAASAFSLWFPIEEGDVGYGEMKVQMGQRVIDKITKLAPNFADLIIRHTTFTPKHMGTMFGAPGGDYCHGLIHPDQIGVNRPGPKGYVDQPIPINGLYLGSAGCHGGPGITFVPGYNAAKAALADT; encoded by the coding sequence ATGACGGACTTTGACGCGATTGTCGTTGGCGCGGGTCACAACGGGCTGACTGCGGCGGTGCTGCTGCAGAAGGCCGGACTCCGCACGCTGTGCCTCGATTCCAAGCTCTACGCCGGCGGGATGGCGTCCACGGTGGAGTTGTTCGACGGATACAAATTCGAGATCGCAGGCTCGGTGCAGATTCCGACCTCGGCGGTGGTGAGCCGCGAACTCGGACTCGACGAGTTGCCGACCGTCGACCTCGACGTGATGTCGGTATCGCTGCGCGGCGTCGGCGACGAACCCCTCGTCTACTACACCGATCCGATGAAGTTGCTGACCCACATCAACGAGGTGCACGGCGCCGAGGCCGTCAACGGGATGGCCGGTCTGATGGCCTGGTGCCAAGCGCCGACGCGCGCGTTGGGGCGCTTCGACGCGGGCCAGCCACCGAAGACTCTCGATGAGATGTATGCCTGCGCGACAACTGAATTCGAGCGTTCGTCGATCACCGACCTGCTGTTCGGATCCGTCACCGATGTGATCGACCGCTATCTGCCGGACAAGGAGAAGAACGGGGCGCTGCGCGGCATGCTCGCGCTGCTGGCGTGCAACACCACCTATCGCGGTCCTGCGACTCCCGGCACCGCCGCCGCGTTGGCGTACGGCTTCGCCGTTCCCGACGAAAACGCGCTGCTGGTCAAGAAACTGCGTGGCGGCATCGGCGCGCTCACGAAGCACCTGCTCGACGTGTTCACCGCCGACGGCGGCGAGTTGCGCCTGCGCAGCAAGGTCGAGGAGATCCTGGTCGCCGACGAGCGGGTCACCGGCGTTCGCCTGGAGGACGGTACGACGCTCACCGCGCCGGTCGTGGTGTCCGGTATCGCACCCGATCTGACGGTGGGACTGGTGGACGGGGCGGCGATGCCCGCCGACATCCGGGAGCGGTTCTCCCGCATCGACCACCGCGGCAGCTACCTGCAGATGCACTTCGCACTCGACGGGATACCGGAGTTCGCCGCGCCCTACGAACTGCTGAACGACCCGGCGATGCAGTCGAACATCGGGATCTTCAGCACGCCGGAGGAACTGCAGCAGCAGTGGGAGGACTGCAGACGCGGCATCGTGCCCGCCGATCCGTCCATCGCGCTGCAGATTCCGTCGGTCAACGATCCGGGCCTCGCGCCGCCGGGCAAGCACGCCGCGTCGGCGTTCTCGCTGTGGTTCCCGATCGAAGAGGGCGACGTCGGCTACGGCGAGATGAAAGTGCAGATGGGACAACGGGTGATCGACAAGATCACGAAACTCGCGCCGAACTTCGCGGATCTGATCATCAGGCACACCACGTTCACGCCCAAGCACATGGGCACCATGTTCGGGGCGCCCGGTGGCGACTACTGCCACGGCCTGATCCATCCCGACCAGATCGGCGTCAATCGGCCGGGGCCGAAAGGCTATGTCGACCAGCCGATTCCGATCAACGGGTTGTATCTGGGCAGCGCGGGCTGCCACGGCGGACCCGGTATCACGTTCGTGCCCGGCTACAACGCGGCCAAGGCGGCGCTCGCCGACACGTAG
- a CDS encoding NAD-dependent epimerase/dehydratase family protein: MSLTVAVTGPTGDIGISAVQALENDPAVDRIVGMARRPFDPAAHGWTRTQYLQGDILDRDAVDALVADADVVIHLAFIILGSREESARVNLQGTRNVFEATVAAARPRRLVYTSSVAAYGYHADNPVPISEDVPPRGSPEHYYSEQKAACEATLAEVTGGSSLEVYVLRPCIVAGPKAPALAEAMPWNQLPGPVKRVAQALPLLKPPFPDPGTPLQLVHHDDVAAAIALAATTSAPPGAYNLAGDGVLSMSDVAETLGARPIRLPRITASAASEVIARLPFVPSALEWLHAGRTSVLMDTTKAKTVLGWTPKYTAAETLSSLGEAI; encoded by the coding sequence ATGTCCCTCACAGTTGCCGTCACCGGTCCCACCGGTGACATCGGTATCTCGGCGGTCCAGGCGCTGGAAAACGACCCCGCAGTCGATCGAATCGTCGGGATGGCGCGGCGGCCGTTCGATCCGGCCGCGCACGGGTGGACCCGGACGCAATACCTGCAGGGCGACATCCTGGACCGCGACGCCGTCGACGCGTTGGTCGCCGACGCCGATGTGGTGATCCACCTCGCGTTCATCATCCTCGGCTCGCGCGAAGAGAGCGCCCGCGTCAATTTACAGGGCACCCGCAACGTCTTCGAGGCGACCGTGGCAGCGGCACGCCCCCGCCGCTTGGTGTACACGTCGTCGGTGGCCGCGTACGGTTATCACGCCGACAATCCGGTGCCGATCAGCGAGGATGTGCCGCCGCGCGGTTCGCCGGAGCACTACTACTCCGAACAGAAGGCCGCGTGTGAGGCGACGCTGGCCGAGGTCACCGGCGGCTCGTCGCTGGAGGTGTACGTGTTGCGGCCCTGTATCGTCGCCGGGCCCAAGGCGCCCGCGCTGGCCGAAGCGATGCCGTGGAACCAGCTGCCCGGCCCGGTCAAACGGGTCGCGCAGGCGCTGCCGCTACTCAAGCCGCCGTTCCCCGATCCCGGCACGCCGCTGCAACTGGTCCACCACGACGACGTCGCGGCCGCGATCGCCTTGGCGGCAACGACTTCCGCCCCGCCCGGGGCCTACAACCTCGCGGGTGACGGGGTGCTGTCGATGTCAGACGTGGCCGAGACGCTCGGCGCAAGGCCCATCCGGCTGCCCCGCATCACCGCGTCCGCGGCGTCGGAGGTCATCGCCCGACTGCCGTTCGTACCGTCGGCGCTGGAGTGGCTGCATGCGGGTCGCACGTCGGTGCTGATGGACACCACCAAGGCGAAGACCGTCTTGGGGTGGACGCCCAAATACACTGCCGCCGAGACGCTGTCGTCGCTGGGTGAGGCGATCTAA